One Candidatus Roseilinea sp. genomic region harbors:
- a CDS encoding glucose dehydrogenase — protein MGTNELNKRRIGTLAGAGMGIGIALLLQACGGANAPAAVPAPTAVVVTAPAARPAPTSTAAQPASPPPEPATVEPSAGVEIHQNVQPALQMIAAGLDKPTYLTHAGDGSGTLYITEQPGRVRVWRDGQLLPTPFLDLTDRVGNRGSEQGLLSIAFSPDFEQSRRFFVNYTDNGGDTVISGFIANADGLTADPSSEWVVMRIEQPYANHNGGQIQFGPDGMLYIGMGDGGAAGDPQNFAQNMRSLLGKMLRIDVSQSSPAQPYRVPADNPNFGDGARPEIWASGLRNPWRFSFDRATGDLFIADVGQNAFEEINFQLAGQGGQNYGWKFREGFAPYAGDSGTPALTDPIYQYAHRDGGCSVTGGYVYRGSALPSLVGAYIYGDFCSGRIWTLRPNGNGEWQNDVLFSTPYNISSFGEDEAGELYVLDHNGAVYKLVGAPLP, from the coding sequence ATGGGAACGAACGAGTTGAACAAACGACGGATTGGGACGTTGGCTGGGGCCGGCATGGGGATCGGCATCGCTCTGCTGCTTCAGGCGTGCGGGGGCGCGAACGCTCCGGCTGCGGTCCCGGCGCCAACGGCAGTCGTCGTGACTGCGCCGGCCGCGAGGCCAGCGCCGACATCAACAGCAGCGCAGCCCGCCTCACCGCCACCGGAGCCGGCAACCGTTGAACCATCGGCCGGCGTCGAGATTCACCAAAATGTGCAACCGGCGCTGCAGATGATCGCCGCGGGTCTGGACAAGCCAACCTATCTGACGCACGCTGGCGATGGCAGTGGAACGCTCTACATCACCGAACAGCCCGGCCGCGTGCGCGTTTGGCGTGATGGGCAATTGCTCCCCACGCCCTTCCTCGACCTGACCGATCGCGTCGGCAACCGCGGGAGCGAACAAGGGTTGCTCAGCATCGCCTTCAGCCCGGACTTTGAGCAGTCGCGCCGCTTCTTCGTCAATTACACCGACAATGGCGGCGATACGGTGATCTCCGGCTTCATCGCGAACGCCGACGGCCTCACCGCAGATCCGTCCAGCGAGTGGGTGGTGATGCGCATCGAGCAGCCCTACGCGAACCACAACGGTGGCCAGATTCAATTCGGCCCGGATGGCATGTTGTATATCGGCATGGGCGACGGCGGCGCCGCCGGCGACCCGCAGAACTTCGCGCAGAACATGCGCTCGTTGCTTGGCAAAATGCTGCGGATTGACGTGTCACAATCCTCGCCGGCGCAGCCGTATCGTGTGCCCGCCGATAATCCGAATTTTGGCGATGGCGCGCGTCCAGAAATCTGGGCATCCGGACTGCGCAACCCCTGGCGATTCAGCTTCGACCGCGCCACGGGCGACTTATTCATCGCCGACGTCGGCCAGAACGCCTTCGAGGAAATCAACTTCCAGCTCGCCGGCCAGGGCGGCCAGAATTACGGTTGGAAGTTTCGCGAGGGCTTCGCGCCCTATGCTGGGGACTCAGGGACGCCGGCCCTCACCGATCCAATCTATCAATATGCGCATCGTGATGGCGGCTGCTCGGTGACCGGTGGATACGTCTATCGCGGCTCGGCCTTGCCGTCGCTGGTCGGCGCGTACATCTACGGCGATTTCTGCTCTGGCCGGATCTGGACGCTTCGGCCGAACGGCAACGGGGAGTGGCAGAACGACGTGCTCTTCAGCACGCCTTACAACATCAGCTCGTTCGGCGAGGACGAGGCCGGCGAACTCTATGTGCTGGATCACAACGGCGCGGTATACAAGCTGGTTGGGGCGCCGTTGCCGTAG
- the pheA gene encoding prephenate dehydratase, producing MATETRVAYQGEPGAYSEQAIFDFFGASVQPVPCPSFDDVFEQVAQAACDYGVVPVENSLGGSVHRNYDLFMRHALHLVGEVVVRIRWYLYALPGRQLSDIKRVISHWQALAQCERTLSALLPGAEREPVYDTAGSVKMLAESRRRDTAAIAGRRAQALYGLPILREGVEDDPTNYTRFVVISRSADLPLAAQVEAADERQFKTSIVFAMRNQPGALFRALAAFALRDIDLTKIESRPLQGSPWEYLFYLDFAGHAEEAHCRRALDHLRELTTMLRVLGSYPRARMPE from the coding sequence ATGGCAACGGAGACCCGCGTTGCATATCAGGGCGAGCCGGGTGCCTATAGCGAGCAAGCGATCTTCGATTTCTTCGGCGCATCCGTGCAGCCGGTGCCCTGCCCATCCTTCGATGATGTCTTCGAGCAGGTGGCGCAGGCGGCATGCGACTACGGCGTGGTGCCGGTGGAGAACTCGCTGGGCGGCAGCGTGCACCGCAACTACGACCTGTTTATGCGCCACGCGCTGCATCTGGTGGGCGAGGTGGTGGTGCGCATCCGATGGTATCTCTACGCGTTACCGGGCCGGCAGCTCAGCGACATCAAGCGCGTCATCTCACACTGGCAAGCGTTGGCGCAATGCGAACGCACGCTATCGGCGTTGCTCCCCGGCGCCGAGCGTGAGCCGGTATATGACACCGCCGGAAGCGTGAAGATGCTGGCCGAATCGCGGCGCCGCGATACGGCCGCCATCGCCGGCCGACGCGCGCAGGCGCTCTACGGGCTGCCGATCTTGCGCGAAGGCGTGGAGGATGATCCGACCAATTACACGCGGTTCGTGGTGATTTCGCGCAGCGCCGACCTGCCGCTCGCTGCGCAGGTCGAAGCCGCCGACGAACGCCAGTTCAAGACCTCCATCGTCTTTGCCATGCGCAATCAGCCGGGCGCGCTCTTCCGCGCGCTGGCTGCCTTTGCGCTGCGCGATATTGACCTGACCAAGATCGAATCGCGCCCGCTGCAAGGGTCGCCCTGGGAGTATCTGTTCTATCTCGACTTTGCCGGCCATGCCGAAGAGGCGCATTGCCGGCGCGCGCTCGATCATCTGCGCGAACTCACCACCATGCTGCGCGTGTTGGGTAGCTACCCACGGGCTAGAATGCCCGAATGA
- a CDS encoding alanine racemase, whose amino-acid sequence MTERSLAAEELPDRAHQSGSRARRRSIHSHKVTIGDIARHAGVSKTAVSFAFNKPGRLSAETTRHILDVARELGYTPNPVARSLNTRRTHALGVIVPQDIPTVLSNPFFAELMSGIGEVCKVEGMSLVIVPPMRGSLVEATYAALVDGCIVTGLSAEDKVVRALRMRRIPFVMLDADAPDDIASVQVDDYRGAYLAMKHVLELGHRRIAIATFEPFTGRVEDYTGTLRHRFSGYRAALAEAGMSLCSPCIHVIECSCDVAGGKRAFQLLSKLRPQPTAVIALSDVIAFGVIEAARCAGVRVAEELSVVGFDDIEASHLLRPALTTVRQPTREKGRQAAEMFVQMLRAEELAEPRHVMLPVELVVRESSARATR is encoded by the coding sequence ATGACAGAACGAAGTCTGGCCGCCGAAGAGTTGCCCGATCGCGCTCATCAGTCAGGCTCTCGCGCGCGTCGGCGGTCTATCCACAGCCACAAGGTCACGATTGGCGACATCGCCCGACACGCCGGCGTATCGAAGACGGCCGTTTCATTCGCCTTCAACAAGCCCGGCCGGTTGTCGGCCGAGACCACGCGCCACATCCTCGACGTGGCCCGCGAGCTGGGCTATACGCCCAATCCGGTCGCCCGTAGCCTAAACACGCGCCGCACCCATGCGCTGGGCGTGATCGTGCCGCAGGATATCCCCACCGTGCTGAGCAACCCCTTCTTCGCCGAGCTGATGAGCGGGATCGGCGAGGTGTGCAAAGTCGAGGGGATGTCGCTGGTGATCGTACCACCCATGCGCGGATCGTTGGTGGAGGCGACCTATGCGGCTTTGGTGGACGGCTGCATCGTCACCGGCCTGAGCGCCGAGGATAAGGTCGTTCGCGCATTGCGCATGCGCCGCATCCCATTCGTCATGCTGGACGCGGATGCGCCGGATGACATCGCATCGGTTCAGGTGGATGATTATCGCGGCGCTTATCTGGCCATGAAGCACGTGCTCGAGCTGGGACACCGGCGCATCGCCATAGCCACGTTCGAGCCGTTCACCGGCCGCGTCGAGGACTATACCGGCACGCTGCGGCATCGCTTCTCGGGCTATCGGGCGGCGCTGGCCGAAGCCGGCATGTCGCTGTGCTCCCCTTGCATCCACGTCATCGAGTGCTCCTGCGACGTGGCAGGCGGCAAACGCGCCTTTCAGCTTTTGTCGAAGCTGCGACCGCAGCCGACGGCTGTCATCGCGTTGAGCGACGTGATCGCATTCGGCGTGATCGAAGCGGCGCGCTGCGCAGGCGTGCGCGTGGCGGAGGAGCTGTCGGTGGTGGGTTTCGACGACATCGAGGCCAGTCATCTGCTGCGGCCGGCGCTCACCACGGTGCGTCAGCCGACGCGCGAAAAGGGCCGCCAGGCTGCCGAGATGTTCGTCCAGATGCTGCGCGCCGAGGAGCTGGCCGAGCCTCGGCACGTCATGTTGCCGGTGGAGCTGGTCGTGCGCGAGAGCAGCGCCCGTGCCACCAGGTGA
- a CDS encoding DNA polymerase III subunit delta yields the protein MWYLFHGPNILARDEEIARMKAKLGEPEMASLNTTVIERGAPLRDLIAACDALPFLTDKRLVIAYGWLAGLGASKAKAKPVESVGPLQALLGYLPTMPETTRLVFAEDATLDDAHPLVKLAADKTGGIVRRYELPADPVRWIIERAKAKGGDISTQAAQLLSLKINRGNANDRDHFESDSRAYLLKLDNELNKLVSYALGRRIESQDVELLVQDEDVADVFKFVDAMGARDAEAAYRAMRGLLARGESPLVVLAHLARQTRLLIQAKENADLSPEQLARVVGVHPFVAKKASQQAGRFSLGELEQAHAALLEADFAIKTGRMDDVTALDMLVAALCA from the coding sequence ATGTGGTATCTCTTCCATGGCCCCAACATCTTGGCGCGGGATGAGGAAATCGCCCGCATGAAGGCGAAGTTGGGCGAGCCGGAGATGGCGTCGCTCAACACGACGGTGATCGAGCGCGGCGCGCCGTTGCGCGACTTGATCGCAGCTTGCGACGCGCTGCCCTTCCTCACCGACAAGCGCCTGGTCATTGCCTACGGCTGGCTGGCCGGCCTCGGCGCGTCGAAAGCCAAGGCGAAGCCGGTGGAAAGCGTCGGCCCGCTTCAGGCGCTGCTCGGCTATTTGCCGACCATGCCGGAAACCACGCGCCTGGTGTTTGCCGAAGACGCCACGCTGGATGACGCGCATCCGCTCGTCAAACTGGCGGCGGACAAGACCGGCGGCATCGTCAGACGGTATGAGCTGCCCGCTGACCCTGTGCGCTGGATCATCGAGCGGGCGAAGGCGAAAGGCGGGGACATCTCCACTCAGGCGGCGCAGTTGCTCTCGCTCAAGATCAATCGCGGCAACGCCAACGACCGCGATCATTTTGAATCCGACAGCCGGGCCTATTTGCTCAAGCTGGACAACGAGCTGAACAAGCTGGTGAGCTACGCCCTGGGCCGGCGCATCGAAAGCCAAGACGTCGAGTTGTTAGTGCAGGACGAAGACGTGGCCGATGTTTTCAAGTTCGTTGATGCAATGGGCGCGCGCGATGCCGAGGCCGCCTATCGCGCCATGCGGGGCCTGCTGGCGCGCGGCGAATCGCCGTTGGTTGTGCTTGCCCACCTTGCCCGGCAAACGCGCTTGCTCATCCAGGCGAAGGAGAACGCCGATCTCAGCCCCGAACAACTGGCGCGCGTGGTCGGCGTGCATCCGTTCGTGGCGAAGAAGGCGTCTCAACAGGCCGGCCGCTTTTCGCTGGGCGAGCTGGAGCAAGCGCACGCCGCGCTGTTAGAAGCTGACTTCGCCATCAAGACCGGGCGCATGGACGACGTGACTGCGCTCGACATGCTCGTGGCGGCGCTGTGCGCATAA
- the dfrA gene encoding dihydroflavonol 4-reductase: protein MLALVTGATGFIGANLVEMLTERGWTVRALRRPASSLKALAGLRYESAIGDVTEPSSLGAAMAGVDVVFHVAAVADYWRSDVGSMMRVNVDGTRHVLQAALDAGARRVVFTSSCAALGRPPFGQMLDERAQFNLQPHEFPYGYSKHLAEQVCREFIARGLDVVIVNPAVVFGPRDVNVISSSLIVEAARRTLPFVPPGGVSVVDVADVCAGHIAAAERGATGERYILTGENLTYRQLFSIVADVVGRPRPRLVLPPVVFRAAARLVDLLHRRLGRKLPVSSEQVRFAVETFWFDPSKARRELGLATRPVAETVARTHRWYVAHGYLAGNAATR, encoded by the coding sequence ATGCTTGCACTCGTCACCGGCGCAACGGGCTTCATCGGTGCCAACCTCGTCGAAATGTTGACGGAGCGCGGCTGGACGGTGCGCGCGTTGCGCCGCCCAGCCTCTTCGCTCAAAGCGTTGGCCGGCTTGCGCTACGAATCGGCCATCGGCGATGTGACCGAGCCGTCGTCGCTCGGCGCGGCGATGGCCGGCGTGGATGTCGTCTTCCACGTCGCGGCTGTCGCCGACTACTGGCGCAGCGACGTCGGCAGCATGATGCGGGTGAACGTGGACGGCACGCGCCATGTGCTCCAGGCGGCGCTTGACGCTGGCGCGCGACGCGTCGTGTTCACCAGCAGTTGCGCCGCGCTCGGCCGGCCGCCGTTCGGCCAAATGCTCGACGAACGCGCGCAGTTCAACCTGCAGCCGCACGAGTTCCCCTACGGCTATAGCAAGCACCTGGCCGAGCAGGTGTGTCGCGAATTCATCGCGCGCGGGTTGGACGTGGTCATCGTCAACCCGGCGGTGGTGTTCGGCCCGCGCGACGTGAACGTGATCAGCAGCAGCCTGATCGTCGAAGCGGCGCGGCGCACGCTTCCGTTCGTCCCGCCCGGCGGCGTGAGCGTTGTGGACGTCGCCGACGTGTGCGCCGGGCACATCGCCGCCGCCGAGCGCGGAGCCACGGGCGAACGTTACATCCTGACCGGCGAGAATCTCACTTACCGACAACTGTTCAGCATCGTGGCCGATGTCGTGGGTCGGCCGCGGCCCCGCCTGGTCTTGCCGCCCGTCGTTTTCAGGGCCGCCGCCCGGCTCGTTGATCTCCTGCATCGCCGACTGGGCCGGAAGCTGCCGGTCAGCAGCGAGCAGGTGCGCTTCGCCGTCGAGACCTTCTGGTTCGACCCAAGCAAAGCGCGGCGCGAACTGGGACTCGCGACGCGCCCCGTTGCCGAGACGGTCGCCCGCACGCATCGGTGGTACGTTGCGCACGGCTACCTGGCGGGCAACGCCGCAACACGCTAG
- the uppP gene encoding undecaprenyl-diphosphatase codes for MDLSLLFKALVMGIVEGLTEFLPISSTGHLIVAGALIGFPEAIAATFEIFIQLGAILAVVVYFARDLLDLLRRATRDLRARRAVVNVAIAFIPAAVVGALFSRSIKDYLFNPLTVALALIVGGVMMLIVEWRPRRATTHEVEDAHWRQALAVGLAQVASLWPGFSRSASTIIGGLLTGMDRPTALRFSFYLSIPTMLAATTFDFARNLDAIHPTELPAFIVGLVTAFLVALVVIRFFLSYVAQHDLKPFAGYRIVAGVMLIALAAAGFFE; via the coding sequence ATGGATTTATCACTGCTGTTCAAAGCGCTCGTCATGGGCATCGTCGAGGGCCTCACCGAATTCCTTCCCATCTCTTCCACCGGCCACCTCATCGTCGCCGGCGCGTTGATCGGGTTCCCCGAAGCGATCGCTGCCACGTTCGAGATCTTCATCCAGCTCGGCGCCATCCTGGCCGTCGTCGTTTACTTCGCGCGCGACTTGCTCGATCTGCTGCGGCGGGCGACGCGCGACCTGCGCGCGCGGCGGGCGGTGGTCAACGTGGCAATCGCGTTCATTCCGGCGGCGGTCGTCGGCGCGCTGTTCAGCCGCTCCATCAAAGACTACTTGTTCAATCCGCTCACGGTCGCGTTGGCGCTGATCGTCGGGGGCGTCATGATGTTGATCGTGGAGTGGCGGCCGCGTCGGGCGACGACGCATGAGGTAGAGGACGCGCACTGGCGACAAGCGCTGGCCGTCGGCCTCGCGCAAGTCGCCTCGCTTTGGCCGGGCTTCTCGCGGTCGGCGTCTACCATCATTGGCGGTTTGCTGACCGGCATGGATCGGCCCACGGCGCTGCGCTTTTCGTTCTATCTTTCTATTCCCACGATGCTGGCCGCGACTACGTTCGACTTCGCGCGCAACCTGGACGCCATTCATCCGACCGAGCTGCCGGCCTTCATCGTTGGACTGGTCACCGCTTTCCTCGTCGCGCTTGTCGTCATCCGGTTCTTTCTCAGCTACGTCGCCCAGCACGACCTGAAACCCTTCGCCGGGTATCGTATCGTCGCCGGCGTTATGTTGATAGCGCTGGCTGCTGCTGGCTTCTTTGAGTGA